The DNA segment GTACCGGTGACGAGGGAATGTCCTCGCCTATATGTTGATTCTTCCATACCCAAATTGCTTTAAATATACGTACATACATGAAAGACAGTAAAATTATAACAACAACATTCAACACTCCCATAAATCCAAAGTAAACTGATGGTAAAACCGAACTTTTATACTTGTCATCATCCCCACAATCTAACCCCACTACATTTTTGACACCAGTTTGTACAGTCTCAGGTCCGTGAAAGAGCAACATAGGCCAAGAAAGTACCAAacttatacaaatacaaataagcAAACACATTCTAGCTTTCTTGTATGAAAACCTCTTAAATGGTTTGCATATTTTATAATAACGATCCAAAGcaatacacaacaaaaataaactagATGATACAGTTGAAAACATCTCTGTTAGTCTGGTTATTTTACACAATACTCTATAACGCCCTGTGTACATCGGAAACCGTTTGTCAAATACTTCCATTAACATTGCAATACAACACATTGTATCAAACACAGCTAAGCATAGAACAAAGAAATGGGCGTTTGTCCGCTTGAATCGGAATCCATAGATGTATAAAACCAGCGAATTTCCGAATATTCCGAATACAGCTAAAACAATTAGAAAGATAACACACGGCAGGTTGATATTCCTATATAAACTTTCATTGTACAGCCATATAATTACACTGTCAGAAAATGGATTGCCACCAATCGTGGACTCATTACTGGAGTTATTTGTTGTCCGATTTATCGTATCCATCAATTGATAAGTATTCTCAAGATTTCCGATTATCATCATCAGTTTACCATTTCtgaatttcattaattttaacaCTTTTTATCCGATACATGTCACTTAAAATTTGGTTGACTTTTCTTTGTGacttgatatttaaaatttatcttaAATCTTCACTGTTCAATGACGCGGAAAAACCAAAATATAACgtttatgtgtttatttttttggttaaaagtAAACAACTATAAAAGCCTTAAGGAAGACCATAAAACGTATGATTTTCCGTGTTGTTCTATGCTTTTTGTTATTCACACAcgatagaaaatgaaaaataagtgtACAGGTTGTAATATCAACAAATGCTATTTGTGAacataaaaatctattttttgcaaatgtatCACACCGAAACGCTAAACTATACACACAAGAgaatcatttaaatttaacagCGGGTTGTGTTAaagcatggaagtaatatttaaaGTAACTTGAAAGTCGATTTAAACTAATTTTATATGACGTatgattttttcaacaaaagaagTTGTGATATTTTCCTCCTTCATCTACCCggattttaaataataacaaagaacaccaatgcattttaaatttaatgttttacagCATTTTATAATACTATTTGAGTACTTTTAAAAGACAGTGCTTGTGAGTTAATGCAATAAGACTTCTTAATTAATTTTATCACATACATATCAGTCGGACCATTAAAGTCCATTTGGAAACTCAAGGTCggctttttattcaaaaagttatatttatgctcattaaatttatatttaatgattaattcttaacttttaaatatctaatataaaacatgtttagacaaaattcaaaatttaagcTTAAACGTTTTGCATTAGAACTAAAATATGCCAATCTACTGTCATGGTTTCTTGGATTACACGCATTTATCTGTTAACCTCTAATTTGTCTGCATGCAGGAACATTAACCCTCCCCTTGCATATATGTTAAGTCATCACTGCATTATACCACAAACATATACTTTGAACAATAAGTTTCCTAAAGATGAAATGCACAATTTTTCATACACTTTTaggtatataaaaaatacaaatatatttgacatgAAGTTTTACAACCATTGATCTTACAAAACAAGTGGTAAAACCTAAGACGGAAATTTAtctgaatttgatttttttgataattgtttaaaGGAAGGCTTCTGTTACCAATATAATCTTTTAAGAAGGAACGGAGCATCAACAGGAAACTTGAAACGGGGTTTGATTTTCTGAAATGACATTCGGTCTTCCCCTTGTCATGCTCCTAATTGCGTCTACATATAAGTTAAGTCTTTCTCTGACTATTAaaggcatacgatacagttttgaccCCATAATAAAATGTTGGTGAACATTTGCATACATactattttttacattattaaatcaaatatgtaataaaaaaatataccatcaTGTGCTAATTTTTGGGTAAATTGAGGTTCAAATTTCAGACATTTCCTCGAAATTCAAATTTTTGGACGTATTTTTCCTTCCGACAGAACTACAttacctttttgttttaaaaggtaaacacaagcttttttttgttaaagtatttgtattttgtttttaaaagctGCCATTTTGTCCATTgtagagagttttctcattggcaatactgtcacatcttcttattcttattgTCTTATGATTCGTACAATCATTTTGATGGATTAACACAGGGCGTCCAATCTACTAAAATAAGATCAATACATTCTAACTATACGTCCTATTTCAGACTATCTCTTCGACAGATTCAACAGGATTTGAGATACCAATTTCCATTAAAAATAGTCGTTTTGGTATTGCGCACAGAAGATATTGTCTGCTCTTCGACTGTCTCGATAATTCAATGGCATTTTAATCGTGTTcatcatgttttgatttgtgtgaTCTATTCGTTTGTAGTACCTTTAGTCGGTAATAGGGAGTGGATACAGAGTACcaatattatgaaatattccaatagtcttttttttcttgtgaATTTTCTGACCTCCTCTCAACATTAATGTCATTTTCGCTGTCAATAATATACGCTAGCAAATCATGCATGTATATTTATTCTCTTCAAATTCCAGCTGCAGAAAtgtacaatatttgtaaatttgttgaaaccaaatttcatttgttgttttgtttatttccctTGTCTCTGTTGCTCTGATGTCCTTTTCGCTGTCAATAATACACACATTCAATCAAATCATGCACGTATATTTTGTTCTCTTCAAATTTCAGCAACAGAATGGTACAATATGTGtaaattttcaatacattttttttatttttttttttttttatttatttccctTTTCCCTGTTGATCTGATTTTagatttatagaaaataaacgATTTTATTCCTGATATGGATATAAGAGTTATACAAAAAATGAGTTATCTCTCATTAGAGAATTTTACGTTTCAAACGAAACTTACGTACGTTAACGCAAGAAACTTAGGCTATCAATTATACGGACTTATAAGACATAATATAAATTGTGGTTGTCTCCCTTCGCCGGTTCTGCATTTAAGATTTTGAACAGTCGGatagttataattttgtttaattcttaaataacaTTCATGTTATACAGGCACGGACACTTCGATTTTTTTTGGGTGGGGCCGGTAGGGGATGGGGTCGAGGTTGCTGGGAATTCAAAATGAAGATATTTCTGCCCATTAGAtaatattccaaaaaaaattccACGTCAGACAGGGTCTCCCCCTcccccatatttttttttttatctaaatgatCGATGACTTAATAATTGCAAATTAAATacagaataaccatacattgtcttgAAATATTAATGTTATTGGTACAGGCTTAGAAACAGGAAGAAAGCGAGGCTGTTTCTAagcattgatatttcgagacaatttATGGTTGTTCTATATTTATGAGTTAaacataagtttttttttatacaatcatATCTATTTGATAGAGGGAtagatgaaatttgaaataaataggcAGGACCCTCGAATTTATGATGAAACAAAGTTTGTAAAAGTATTTACAAAAAGAGCAGAAccaaaaaatgtttgcaaaacAAGATTATtggaatatagaaaaaaagcaTAGGTTGGCAAGCTTGGACAAAATAGGCTCAATAAAAATGTCGTCTGAAATTTTATCCATGCACCCCTCCCCTAAAAAAAAGGGGTTGCATCCTTATCAAAAACAATGGACGAAAGTAAAAggtgaacaaaaaaataatttaccacaaagtttttggtatttgaatgtcaatattttctttttgtccgTCTTCCTTCTTTTCAAGACTGAGTGAATTATCGACTTCATTATACCAGAATACAAATTAATACGTCTGCATGGTCGGAATTCTGTCGAACTGACGGAAAGGAGTTCAACTATTTGACTATTATACCTCATCATTGAAGGTCGTGTCAATTAAGATAAACGGTACTGTAGTTCCATCGGTTCAATTAAAGAAGTAAATCGGTGTAGTCATGTTTGTACATAAGTTGACAGAGTAAAAGGTCGACATGTTTACACTAGAAAGGTTGACAAGTTGACCCTAGAAAGTTCTACAAGGTTGACAAGTGTTAAGGTCGACAGGTTGACAGGTCGACCTGTTGAAAAGACGATAAATGCATGATAGGTTGACCGGTTGACAAGTGTAGAGGTTAAAAGTTTGACAGGTCGACATGTTGAAAAGTCGATAAATCCATAGCTCGACAGGTTGACAAGTGTGAAGACTCAGGGTTAACAGATTGACAGGTCGGTACATGCATAGGTCGACAGGTTAACAAGTGTAAAGGTTAACTCTCGTGTATTGTTGAAAGATGTGTTGGACTTGCAAAGAGAAGGGCTGAATTTATAAATGATCTTGGTGAAGAACAAGCTGCTCCTAAGGTTGCAGAATAAGGACatgaaagatttgtttttatttcgtttttaaaaaataaaattgtcaatatttaaaaacctTGTCAGTCAATTATTCAAATAACAGTCATTGCGGTAAATTAGGAAAGTacgatttcttttatttttttttaataccaactCGTGTAGGTGAGTGAGATTTAAACATACTCAACTGATATACATTACAGCACGGGCTGTGAACTGAAAAAAATGGATTGTAAAAACTGAaaattctaaacatttttttgtttctcagTCAGTCAACATGTTAAAGACTTTTCAGTCTTATTATTGGTATCTAGTGGCAAGTTTTACGTCGTCACTTCGAAAACATTTGTGAGCatcaagtttgatttaaaactaaaaaaggTAAAGCTCAGGGTCATCGTTTCACGAATGTGAACTACCGAATTAAACTGTttactggattttttttataacataagcaacacgatgggtgccacatgtggaacatatctcttacccttccagagcacctgagatcacccctagttttggtggggttcgtgttgtttagtctagttttctatgttatgtattctgtactattatttgtcctTTTGTCCTTTtgttttaagccatggcgttgtcagtttattttcaatttatgaagttgactgtccctctggtatatatCTTTCCTTTTTTATCATTGAGCAGATATGGTCTGATAGCTACCCAAATTGAAACGACAGAAATTTTAAACGAATCAAATATGCTGCTCCATTCAGCTTACGTTGTCGCTTAGGCAATGCaacaggaaaaaaaatataaagatcacTATTTCCGAAAACCGTACTCGACATGGACCAACTATTATGGTAATGTATTGTTTTGATTGACAGCTAAGACAGTACAACATTGCATGTGAAAGTCAATTTCTAAAGTTTATACGCTGATTGTCGTAAAAAGGTCCAATAATCTAAGCATCAAGTCACGCTCCGTTGACATAAATGGTTGAGATATTAAAACCAATTCTGCAACATTTGATATCGTATCTCGCGTTTGGACTTTTTATTCGAAACGCCGAACTGTTCTTTTCCCGCGACAGCTTTCTTTTTTCTAGAGTAATTACCTTTCACCACCGATGCTTCGAAGGGTAATAGTAATTAATGCTACCTTCAATCGCGCTGTCGGTTCGTATGTCTGTCTGTTCGTAACAAACCTGATGACACCCTCTTATCTGCATCCTTCAAAGGATTATAAACAAGGCAAATTTATCACATCgcgatatgttttattttcacttgCCATAATGAATTTTCCAGGtaataattttcttgatagattGTGGCACACACGACACAgatcattcattaaaaaaatagataaaaactgaatcataagacaaaaaaaatacgtttggtattcttacaaatattaacaaaagccTTTACTCATGTTAATggcaatcaaataaaataacacccAAAATGATCTtaattaatgataaaataatccGGGTATTTCAATATGCCtcaatattagaaaaaaaaccactacacgttaaatgtatatattttaattacttAAATTACTGAACTTGTATTGTCCTTCATCTTTGATCAACTTTATcctttttagaataaatatgttcaaaaaCTAATTTTTCCGTATACTCTCTGAACGCGGCACGCGATATTCACAAATTAGTTGAAAAGAAACTCTTTTAGTACGAAAATAGGAAACATTGTTCACtgcatattattcaaaatatacatgtgTCCCCTGCGAACAAAGTTGGCATTTTCTTACGTTCGGATATAATACTAGTGTAAACGTTCGGTTGTAGAGTacgttattttaaataaatttgaattaaatggaAAAAGGGAGACAAACACAATATTACAACAACCAAGTTAAGGTGTATTACGTACGTCAAAgtatatgatttttgtttaatttacaagTTAAATGACCAACGGGAGATAACAATGAGTATTTATTGAAATGTTAAAGTATGTTACGTATTACGTACGTCAAAAACCTAAAATTCTCTATTGTACGGTTAACAGTTTCGGTGAATTGTAAATGACAGTTTTTCACTTATAAGTGTCAATTTCTGAAAGGACACATCTTATATGCATCGAaaggatttaataaaataagtaaaaaaagaattaattaaaattaataagctatgtttataaacgatattgttttattctgaGTAAATGTAAGTAAGTTAGTAGAAagacatatattttattctctAAAACCGATACAGTAGTAACAAAAGACTTTTAACAACTCCTGTGTTaagtgttttaaaattgtgGGGTCTTTGGGATCCTGTTTAATTAGAACAAATAAAGTAATGAAATCTTATCTACtgaatttggaactttttcttGCCAATTTTCCCTGTAAATATGTCATAAATGgtaaaaatgaacaatttgtttaaataagaaatttaaatgcAGTTGAATATGAAAGAGACTCATTTGTCTCAACTCATATAAAGACTTCGTCTGTAATGAGCCTTAAACTTCTGTTTAATTTTAGAACTCTTTATACAGTTTTCAAGATTATAGAAAACCACATAAAATGGGAAAGCATTTCCCTTTAAGACAAATTAAGATGAATAACTtctataggatttttttttactaatttgcGGATCTTTTTGTTATGCTGATCGTTGGCAATGTCGTCATGGAATAGTAATAGCCCATATAGGAAGTGAACTCAAGATTTCAATCATGTAGACCTATTTGTAACCCTGCCTTGTTGAccgtttttcatttttagtttctctctgtatactgtaaatttcaagattacaaaacaaaaataaaaaatttgccaaaaacACAAAgagcaatattttataacaactaCTTCTTTAAAGAGTTGACGAACAATTTAGTTATATCGAAGATTAAGAATAAATGCTTctaacctttattttttataccatttttaatTAAGAATACATACACATGTTATGCATTCAACAcataaaatcttataaatacttataaatgcgcaattttgcgcctgtcctaagttaggagcctctggcctatgttagtcttgtataatttttaattttagtttcttgtgtataattcgatGTTTAGTTCGACGtccatgcatattttttaaggggacAGCTGAAGACCGCCTAgctacgggtgcgggagtttctcgctacatcgaagacccattgatggccttcggctgatgtctgctctatggtcgggttgttgtcgctttgacacattccccatttccgttctcaattttattgtctgcagttttatattttctgttttcaaacgTTCCCATTTCTCCTTTTTTTGGACATAGTGACATACAAGCATGAACATCAACACAAAGGATAGAAcggaatatttttctttaatatagaGGAAACCGACTAACTTGCAAATAAGCCCTCAAAAGTCTACACAATACTTTTCGTCAAAATATTTGTGTTAaccaatagaaaaaaatctcaGAATATATTTTGAAACGTGTTATATAACCACAATCCGTCATTGACTTAAAGACGTAGTTGTGACATTGTTGTGGTGAAAGACAAATATTCGTGGTCAAAGGTTATTGTGTAAAACATAACACATTTTCAGCTAGTCGGTGAGTGTAGGTCAAACGTAAGTTCATTTTACTTGTAGTATTTACAACTAGACTTTAAGGCTCCAGCAGTTATTCGCATCTTACATTTGAAAGAAATC comes from the Mytilus trossulus isolate FHL-02 chromosome 3, PNRI_Mtr1.1.1.hap1, whole genome shotgun sequence genome and includes:
- the LOC134711660 gene encoding P2Y purinoceptor 1-like, giving the protein MKFRNGKLMMIIGNLENTYQLMDTINRTTNNSSNESTIGGNPFSDSVIIWLYNESLYRNINLPCVIFLIVLAVFGIFGNSLVLYIYGFRFKRTNAHFFVLCLAVFDTMCCIAMLMEVFDKRFPMYTGRYRVLCKITRLTEMFSTVSSSLFLLCIALDRYYKICKPFKRFSYKKARMCLLICICISLVLSWPMLLFHGPETVQTGVKNVVGLDCGDDDKYKSSVLPSVYFGFMGVLNVVVIILLSFMYVRIFKAIWVWKNQHIGEDIPSSPVHVVSMNYRLSKVISKFKYSKKKRYNSETSETFSAENDENTDVSHHEQPNNKADTSNTENSVTAQNGKSNNGFIHERISRPTHFSYKKHNNGRQSSTIEENEHRNYKDRRHSTFSTGSGYGSRKGFKSSRTVTTNTVIFSTVTIVYIFSYLPTIIVETLNANHVYVEENLPNSTRSLLVLMNVTYFINNVANQYVYSAINPAFRNQVKQIFTGP